CTCAATCAGAAAATCCCGCATAATTCGAGATTTGCATTCAAAACCTTTTTCTTCGTTTATTTTTTGAATGGTATATTCAATATCTCGCCTACCGATTTCATGCACATAATACCATGCATATATCCCTGGGGATTCAGGAATATGGCCTAATAAGATTTGATTCCACGTTATTTTCATATGTTATAAAGAACAGATAATACAGGATTGGTCTTCAGGGTCATCATCATCCTGGTTCTTGAGCGTATCCTGCCATTTGACTGGATAAATGATATTTGCCTTACATACAGCTTTTTCTTTCTCCCTTTTCTCTGCATGTGCAACAACTTCTTCTAAGGTTTTTCCTTGTACCCACGTGTAACCTTGTCCTGCTTCTTTCTCAATACGGACTGCATCAGCAAACCGATCAGGATGGGCACGTTTCAATCCCAGCCATTCATCTTGGCGTTGAAAGAAACAAAAATAGCACCCAGAACGACTACGCCATTGGTAATACTCAGGAATACCCACAGTATCTTCCAGAATTTTAAAAATATCTGCCCTGATCAAGCTATCTTCAATAAAAGGAAAAACAGCTTGAATGGTATCTTTTTGACTGACATACCCCTCTCGGTTTTCATCAGCCCGAATACCAATATAAGTCACGACTGGATCATCACCGACAAAAGCTTCAAATGGTTTGATTTTCATCATGCGAGTACACCAACTAGGGCAATCGCATTAAATATATCTTGTTTTACAAAGCCCTAAGTTTTAGGCTTGGTAGCCCCTGGTCTGCCTGTAACGATTTTTAGTAGGTAATCCTCATCCCAGCCTGCGTTAAGACGTTTGTTTTTCACGCCGAGCTTGACGGTTTTTTCGGTTTTGACCAAATTGAGGGCAATATGCCGAACAACCGCCATATTCGCATCGCTGTTACCGGAACGCATTCGTTGGTCATCTTCGCGGAAAGCGTAGTCCAATACCCAATGCAAATTGTTCTCGATGCCCCAATGCGCACGCACGATTTGCCCTAAACGTTCAGGGTTTGAGGCTTCCATACTGGTGATGAAGTAACGGGTTTCTTCCGTGGTTTTGTCCTTGCATTCGCGGGTAGCCGTCACAGCAATGATGCTAGTGAGCTTAGGCCAATGAACATGGTCTTTCTTTAACCAGTCGATAGCTGATGTGGCGCGTACACTACGGGTCTCAATCCGTCCATGTCCACCGTCATAGCTGACATGTCCCACGGGTGGGCAGGTGTTAGCCGATTCAAAGAACAGCTTTACGTCTTGGTGAAGTGTGCCTTGATTACCCTTTAAGCTGAGCAGGTAATCTGCACCTTTGTCTACGATTTGTAGGGCAATGGCGGTTTGGCATCCCATCGCATCCAGCGTCACCACTGCTCCTGCAATATCCAGTTGCATCAATAGTTTAGGGATGGCAGTGATTTCATTGGACTTGTCATCCACCCGCTGCTGACCTAGCACCAACTGGTTTTGAGTTGCCCAAGCACTGACCATGTAAATGGCCGACTTATCTGATGCGCTATCAAGGCTACGGCGCAGGCATTTACCATCAATGGCAATGATTTCACCGTCACTAAGGTCGCCCAAGTCTGCCACCCAGCGACTAAAACACTCACTGAACTGCTGGGTGTCGATCAACCCAAAAACGCGCCCAAAGGTATCGTGTGACGGGATACCATGCTTCAAATCCAGTACGCTGGTGAACCACTTTTCTTTGGCTCTGCCAAACTGTTCGATGGATGCCCAGTCATCCGCGCCGCAAATCACCGCGCACAGCGTGATAAAGAAAATGTCGCTCAGTTTGTGTCGCTTACGGCGATCTAAGCGTGGGTCAGGGATTGAAGCAAAGTGTTCGAGTATCGAGGCTGTCGGGCGGAGTTTCATCAGGCAACCAAAAGCATGAAAGGAAACAAGCTTAAGGGACTTTTGTCAAGACCATTTTAATGCGATTACCCTAGTACACCAACGTTGCTTGGGAGATGGCAAGTAATTATTGTGCAACTTTAACCAGTGTTCAAAGTTCCGCTCTGAACTCAGGTATTCGATTTTCTTACCTAAATATGCCTCAAGTTTCTCAAGAAAATCATAGACTTCTGGTAGTTCGGCTCCTGTATCAGTGAAAAAGTACTCTACTCGATTGTGAATTTCCGGGTAATGATCTCTAAGGTAAATTGCAAGAGCCGCACTATCCTTTCCACCCGACAAGCCTAATACGTGGCGTGAATTATCAAGTTGCGAAGCTTCATGTATGCTTAGATGCTTAGTCACGCTTCACCTTCCTAAGTTTTGGCTGAGAAATATTGACAGTCTTCTGAGATGACTGATAATCAGACAAGAAATCATCCAATAATTCTGCTAATACAGCAAGTTGTAATTCCTTATCCACGCTCGAAAGCTCATATTGGATACATTGCTTCAACTTATCGGTGGCTATTCGCTGATTTTTGCTTATGGCTACGGGTTGTTGACGTTCAGGTGAACCCTTCCGAATAGATTTGACTAAGATGACATCAAATTCATCATCTGTTTGCCGTTTTCTTTGGTCATGGATGCGTAAAGACTCAAGATCAAGCATTCGTCGAGAATACTCGCTCAACCGCCAATCCGCTTGTGTCTTATCACCATCAAGCCATTTCTCTGGCGATTTCTTACCAAGAAACATCAAAATACCGATAAACCAATCGTGATCAACCTTATCCGTATTGGTAAG
The window above is part of the Thiothrix winogradskyi genome. Proteins encoded here:
- a CDS encoding ISAs1 family transposase, with product MKLRPTASILEHFASIPDPRLDRRKRHKLSDIFFITLCAVICGADDWASIEQFGRAKEKWFTSVLDLKHGIPSHDTFGRVFGLIDTQQFSECFSRWVADLGDLSDGEIIAIDGKCLRRSLDSASDKSAIYMVSAWATQNQLVLGQQRVDDKSNEITAIPKLLMQLDIAGAVVTLDAMGCQTAIALQIVDKGADYLLSLKGNQGTLHQDVKLFFESANTCPPVGHVSYDGGHGRIETRSVRATSAIDWLKKDHVHWPKLTSIIAVTATRECKDKTTEETRYFITSMEASNPERLGQIVRAHWGIENNLHWVLDYAFREDDQRMRSGNSDANMAVVRHIALNLVKTEKTVKLGVKNKRLNAGWDEDYLLKIVTGRPGATKPKT
- a CDS encoding phosphoadenosine phosphosulfate reductase family protein; its protein translation is MTKHLSIHEASQLDNSRHVLGLSGGKDSAALAIYLRDHYPEIHNRVEYFFTDTGAELPEVYDFLEKLEAYLGKKIEYLSSERNFEHWLKLHNNYLPSPKQRWCTRVIALKWS